From one Grus americana isolate bGruAme1 chromosome 32, bGruAme1.mat, whole genome shotgun sequence genomic stretch:
- the LOC129198229 gene encoding killer cell lectin-like receptor subfamily B member 1A, producing the protein MAGEIIYADLDVGPAKRCREQHSLPQPDRSGCPQRYRTALWASCLGNLLLGVAVLAMGLWLSVFHQQLGNSGSHRNVSGNVGDGNTTLEKGCLELRKSLCLSQLQEGEGCKLCPTGWMLHGSKCYWVTDMIKSWSKSQDDCRNRGAELVMPGDQEELAFLNKILQKPKRYFWIGLSIPSAGKGWTWLNGSRLDQSRFPLSPWDEGRRCGVLRGDRIISENCSSGLQGICQKEATQL; encoded by the exons ATGGCTGGGGAAATTATTTATGCTGACCTGGATGTTGGTCCCGCAAAACGCTGCAGGGAACAGCATTCACTTCCTCAGCCCGACA GATCGGGCTGTCCCCAGCGGTACCGAACTGCTCTCTGGGCCAGCTGTCTCGGAAACCTCCTCCTCGGAGTGGCGGTGTTAGCGATGGGACTTTGGC TTTCAGTTTTCCACCAGCAGTTGGGGAACTCAGGAAGCCACAGAAACGTGAGCGGGAACGTAGGAGATGGCAACACCACCCTGGAGAAAGGCTGCTTGGAGCTGAGGAAAAGTCTCTGCTTGTCACAGTTGCAAG AGGGTGAGGGGTGCAAGCTCTGCCCCACGGGCTGGATGCTGCACGGGAGCAAGTGTTACTGGGTTACCGACATGATCAAGTCGTGGAGCAAGAGCCAGGACGACTGCAGGAATCGGGGGGCCGAGCTGGTGATGCCGGGGGACCAGGAAGAGCTG GCTTTCCTAAACAAAATCCTGCAGAAACCCAAACGCTACTTCTGGATCGGCCTCTCCATCCCCTCCGCCGGGAAGGGCTGGACCTGGCTGAACGGCTCCCGCCTGGACCAGAGCCG GTTCCCGTTGAGCCCCTGGGATGAAGGCAGAAGGTgcggggtgctgaggggggacAGGATCATCTCCGAAAACTGCAGCTCGGGATTGCAGGGGATCTGCCAGAAAGAAGCCACCCAGCTCTGA